One segment of Triticum aestivum cultivar Chinese Spring chromosome 2A, IWGSC CS RefSeq v2.1, whole genome shotgun sequence DNA contains the following:
- the LOC123187821 gene encoding probable transcription factor At5g28040 produces MLPAGDGSSAAFAALSFTDADGDDYSEDGDFTGAPFLEPPDPSLPDPTSSSATALLPAGGSGGQASSGGERRPLFQRLWTEEDEIVILRGFAEFTAARGTAFASHQYDTDPFYEDMRRRLQLDFSKSQLVEKLRRLKRKYRNCVSRLRGSGAAFSFRSPHEQAIFEIARNIWRPTNKHGRDPSADSDDEEAVVAAAAVAATPVPANTSPNGEVKSPSGRQRRRRRSVESAAPSAPAAVPATILVQPPQPVQVQVPVSVPVKMDDSLPALPQAPMPVTVTMEGSEPLRFPVMSPQSGIVDVEKNFLTPMFKEMIHAVINMGSSPFGMKLPEPPHGLPMEGEKWRNQRILELEVYLKRIELLQDQVKATLEELKSSTPRT; encoded by the coding sequence ATGCTTCCCGCCGGCGACGGCTcgtccgccgccttcgccgccctcTCTTTCACCGATGCGGACGGCGACGACTACTCCGAGGACGGGGACTTCACCGGCGCCCCGTTCCTCGAACCTCCCGATCCGAGCCTCCCCgaccccacctcctcctccgccaccgcccTGCTCCCCGCGGGTGGAAGCGGCGGCCAGGCCTCgtcgggcggcgagcggcggccccTCTTCCAGCGCCTCTGGACGGAGGAGGACGAGATCGTGATCCTCCGCGGGTTCGCGGAGTTCACCGCCGCCCGCGGCACGGCGTTCGCGTCGCACCAATACGACACGGACCCGTTCTACGAGGATAtgcgccgccgcctccagctcgaCTTCTCCAAGAGCCAGCTCGTCGAGAAGCTCCGCCGCCTGAAGCGCAAGTACCGCAACTGCGTCTCCCGCCTGCGCGGGTCCGGCGCCGCCTTCTCCTTCCGCTCCCCGCACGAGCAGGCCATTTTCGAGATCGCGCGCAACATCTGGCGCCCCACGAATAAGCACGGCCGGGATCCCTCGGCCGACTCCGACGACGAAGAAGCTGTGGTTGCCGCTGCGGCGGTGGCTGCCACACCTGTCCCTGCGAACACCAGCCCCAATGGGGAAGTCAAGTCCCCCTCAGGGCGGCAGCGCCGCCGTAGACGTTCGGTGGAATCAGCAGCTCCATCTGCCCCTGCAGCTGTCCCTGCCACCATTTTGGTGCAGCCCCCTCAGCCAGTGCAGGTGCAGGTACCCGTGTCAGTCCCTGTCAAGATGGATGACTCGCTACCAGCACTGCCCCAGGCTCCAATGCCTGTGACAGTGACCATGGAGGGTTCCGAGCCACTCAGGTTTCCAGTCATGTCACCTCAGTCAGGAATTGTCGATGTCGAGAAGAATTTTCTGACGCCTATGTTTAAGGAGATGATTCACGCAGTGATAAATATGGGATCCAGTCCGTTTGGTATGAAACTTCCTGAGCCGCCACACGGCTTGCCTATGGAAGGGGAGAAATGGAGAAATCAGCGAATCCTGGAGCTGGAAGTGTACTTGAAGCGGATCGAACTGCTGCAGGACCAGGTGAAGGCGACACTTGAGGAGCTCAAGTCCTCCACACCTAGGACTTGA
- the LOC123187822 gene encoding H/ACA ribonucleoprotein complex subunit 4, producing the protein MSSTPPAVASPASEHTKSKKKKSKSKDASADPDPAAAAADTTSLADAEAKTDGYMIKPQALVPSLDTSTWPLLLKNYDRLNVRTGHYTPLPSGHSPLKRPLAEYLRYGVINLDKPSNPSSHEVVAWIKRLLRVEKTGHSGTLDPKVTGNLIVCVDRATRLVKSQQGAGKEYVCIARFHAAVPDTARVARALESLTGAVFQRPPLISAVKRQLRVRTIYESKLLEHDAERHLAVFWISCEAGTYVRTLCVHLGLLLGVGAHMQELRRVRSGILGEQDNMVTMHDVMDAMWALDNHKDESYIRRVVMPLEVILTSYKRLVVKDSAVNAICYGAKLMIPGLLRFENDIDVGEEVVLMTTKGEAIAIGIAEMPTAVMATCDHGAVAKIKRVVMDRDTYPRKWGLGPVALKKKKMIAEGLLDKHGKPTEKTPAEWLRNVVLPTGGDAMIASLAAAPEPEKVKVEQQDVVPSEEVKEKKRRKTDEDDVTASTPAKKMKVEEVTEAVEGEKSEKKKKKKKDKGEPGSAVSEAVKEEKSSLSDEENGTSKKKKKKKSKEGGDDVAPESAEVEKSEKKKDKKKSKEGGDDVATESEVEKSEKKKEKKKKKKDAEEAQ; encoded by the coding sequence aTGTCGTCCACGCCGCCGGCCGTCGCGTCCCCTGCCTCTGAGCACaccaaatccaagaaaaagaagagcaaATCCAAGGACGCctccgccgaccccgaccccgccgccgccgccgccgatacCACGTCGCTGGCGGACGCCGAGGCCAAGACTGATGGCTATATGATCAAGCCCCAGGCCCTGGTTCCGTCCCTCGACACCTccacctggccgctcctcctcaAGAACTACGACCGCCTCAACGTCCGCACCGGCCACTACACCCCGCTCCCCTCCGGCCACTCGCCGCTCAAGCGGCCCCTCGCCGAGTATCTGCGGTACGGCGTCATCAACCTCGACAAGCCGTCCAACCCCTCCTCCCACGAGGTGGTTGCCTGGATCAAGCGCCTCCTCCGCGTCGAGAAGACCGGCCACAGCGGCACGCTCGACCCCAAGGTCACCGGCAACCTCATCGTCTGCGTCGACCGCGCCACACGCCTCGTCAAGTCGCAGCAGGGCGCAGGTAAGGAGTATGTGTGCATCGCCCGCTTCCACGCCGCCGTCCCAGACACGGCCCGGGTCGCTCGCGCGCTCGAGTCTCTTACCGGCGCTGTGTTCCAGCGCCCGCCGCTCATCTCAGCGGTCAAGCGCCAGCTCAGGGTGCGGACCATTTATGAGAGCAAGCTTCTGGAGCATGACGCCGAGCGCCACCTTGCCGTGTTCTGGATCTCTTGCGAGGCCGGAACCTATGTCCGGACGCTCTGTGTGCACCTTGGGCTGCTCCTGGGTGTCGGTGCACATATGCAGGAGCTGCGCCGTGTGCGGTCAGGTATCCTCGGAGAGCAGGACAACATGGTCACCATGCACGATGTGATGGATGCCATGTGGGCACTTGACAACCACAAGGATGAGTCTTACATAAGGCGTGTGGTGATGCCGCTTGAGGTAATTCTTACCAGCTACAAGAGGCTTGTTGTGAAGGACTCTGCTGTTAATGCTATCTGCTATGGTGCCAAGCTTATGATTCCTGGGTTGCTCCGGTTTGAGAATGACATTGATGTTGGGGAAGAGGTTGTTCTCATGACTACCAAGGGGGAGGCGATTGCCATTGGTATCGCTGAGATGCCCACTGCTGTTATGGCGACTTGTGACCATGGTGCTGTGGCGAAGATCAAGAGGGTGGTGATGGACAGGGACACATACCCAAGGAAGTGGGGACTTGGTCCGGTGGCActtaagaagaagaagatgatcgcCGAGGGCCTCCTTGATAAGCATGGGAAGCCAACTGAGAAGACCCCAGCTGAGTGGCTTCGAAATGTGGTGCTTCCTACTGGTGGTGATGCGATGATTGCTAGCCTTGCAGCTGCTCCTGAGCCCGAGAAGGTGAAGGTGGAACAACAGGATGTGGTGCCAAGTGAGGAGGTCAAGgagaagaaaaggaggaagactGATGAGGATGATGTGACTGCTTCTACACCTGCAAAGAAGATGAAGGTGGAGGAGGTCACTGAGGCAGTGGAAGGGGAGAAgagtgagaagaagaagaagaaaaagaaagacaagGGAGAACCAGGATCAGCTGTTTCGGAGGCAGTGAAGGAGGAGAAGAGCAGTCTGTCTGATGAGGAGAATGGTACcagcaagaagaaaaagaagaagaagagcaaggaaggCGGTGATGATGTTGCTCCAGAGAGTGCGGAAGTTGAGAAGagcgagaagaaaaaggacaagaagaagagcaaggaaggcggtgatgatgttgctacagagagtgaagttgagaagagtgagaagaaaaaggagaagaaaaagaagaaaaaagatgcAGAGGAGGCACAATAG